The proteins below come from a single Miscanthus floridulus cultivar M001 chromosome 1, ASM1932011v1, whole genome shotgun sequence genomic window:
- the LOC136471670 gene encoding uncharacterized protein: MGRPRPKRGERRIDAAIDHLAQYGFAKPQIRKIINNLLQLYGRDGWVFLEEGSYRVVLDKLLEEQTQEDQKQEAAAAEEAPPPQNGMEVARVHGEALDESRSALELQASPNSSPPLECVLPLAPARPPRARPPCYGWISEESGTESEPEDGEMLSVETLPSKRKRPSRWDVHPN, translated from the exons ATGGGGCGGCCGAGGCCCAAGAGAGGAGAACGGCGGATCGACGCCGCCATTGACCACCTCGCCCAGTACGGCTTCGCCAAGCCCCAAATCCGCAAGATCATCAACAACCTCCTGCAG CTGTATGGGAGAGATGGGTGGGTGTTCCTGGAGGAGGGATCATACCGTGTCGTGCTTGACAAACTCCTGGAAGAACAGACGCAGGAGGATCAG AAACAAGAAGCAGCGGCTGCAGAAGAGGCACCACCACCACAAAATGGTATGGAAGTCGCACGAGTGCATGGTGAGGCACTGGATGAATCTCGGTCAGCCCTTGAACTGCAAGCTTCTCCCAACAGTTCACCTCCCCTGGAATGTGTACTGCCACTTGCTCCAGCCAGACCTCCTCGTGCAAGACCTCCGTGCTATGGATGGATTAGTGAAGAGTCCGGGACTGAGAGTGAACCAGAGGATGGAGAAATGCTTTCTGTGGAAACGTTGCCTTCTAAGAGGAAGCGACCAAGTAGATGGGATGTCCACCCTAACTG A